The following are encoded together in the Anaerostipes caccae L1-92 genome:
- a CDS encoding ABC-F family ATP-binding cassette domain-containing protein — MNILNIEHISKTFGDKTIFDDVSLGVHQGDKIGVLGVNGTGKSTLLKIIAGQETADEGEVIFGRGIRTAFLPQNPEFPDGAKVLSYVTEGKHDPDGNEPVSEAKTILTKLGICDFDESVDHLSGGQKKRAALARTLVDPADVLILDEPTNHIDNDMALWLEDYLNRFKGVLIMVTHDRYFLDRVTNKIAEIDEGKLYTYDSNYSGFLALKTQREEMELATERKRQSLLRTELEWVKRGPQGRGTKQKARLDRYEQLKNMEGPREVQNVEMDSVGTRLGKKTIELHRISKAYGEKELIKDFTYILLRDDRLGIIGPNGCGKSTLMKIITGRLAPDTGEVVTGDTVKIGYFAQENEDMEDGIRVIDYIRDVADYIQTPGGKISASQMLERFLFTPSMQYTPLSKLSGGEKRRLYLLKVLMDAPNVLVLDEPTNDLDIATLRILEDYLDSFQGIVLAVSHDRYFLDRIAGRIFAFEGGGEIKQYEGGYTDYLRAGKPAEEPKPKEKTDKKSWKQKDTRLKFSYKEQREYETIDEDIERLEEKIISVGQQMEENASQYTRLAELTEEKSKLEEQLNEKMERWVYLNDLAEKIESQNS; from the coding sequence ATGAATATATTAAACATAGAACATATCAGTAAAACTTTTGGAGATAAGACCATATTCGATGACGTCTCTTTAGGAGTACATCAGGGAGATAAGATCGGAGTGCTGGGCGTCAACGGGACAGGAAAATCAACTCTGTTAAAGATCATTGCAGGACAGGAAACGGCTGACGAGGGAGAGGTGATCTTCGGCAGAGGTATCCGCACGGCTTTTCTCCCACAGAACCCGGAGTTTCCGGACGGGGCAAAGGTGCTGTCTTATGTGACGGAAGGGAAACATGATCCGGATGGGAATGAGCCGGTGAGTGAGGCCAAGACGATTCTTACAAAACTTGGAATCTGTGATTTCGATGAATCTGTGGATCATCTGTCCGGCGGGCAGAAGAAAAGAGCCGCGCTGGCCCGGACCCTTGTGGACCCGGCGGATGTACTGATCCTGGACGAGCCAACCAACCATATAGACAATGACATGGCCCTCTGGCTGGAAGATTATCTGAACCGGTTTAAGGGAGTCCTGATCATGGTGACCCATGACCGCTATTTTCTGGACCGCGTAACCAATAAAATCGCAGAGATAGACGAGGGAAAGCTGTACACCTATGACTCCAACTACTCAGGATTTTTGGCTTTAAAGACACAGAGAGAAGAGATGGAACTGGCCACGGAGCGCAAACGCCAGAGTCTTCTGCGGACCGAATTGGAATGGGTGAAGAGAGGGCCTCAGGGCAGGGGGACTAAACAGAAAGCAAGGCTTGACCGGTATGAACAGCTGAAAAACATGGAAGGCCCCAGGGAAGTCCAGAACGTTGAGATGGATTCTGTGGGCACGAGACTCGGAAAGAAGACGATTGAACTCCATCGGATTTCCAAGGCATACGGGGAGAAAGAGCTCATAAAAGACTTTACCTATATCTTGTTAAGGGATGACCGGCTGGGAATCATTGGGCCGAATGGCTGCGGCAAATCCACTCTGATGAAGATCATAACGGGACGTCTGGCCCCGGACACCGGAGAGGTTGTGACCGGGGATACAGTAAAGATCGGATATTTTGCACAGGAAAATGAAGACATGGAGGACGGCATCCGAGTCATCGACTATATCCGGGATGTGGCTGATTATATTCAGACACCCGGCGGGAAGATCAGTGCGTCTCAGATGCTTGAACGTTTTTTATTCACGCCTTCCATGCAGTACACACCTCTGTCCAAACTTTCGGGAGGAGAAAAGAGGAGGCTCTATCTGCTCAAAGTTCTGATGGATGCGCCGAACGTGCTTGTACTTGATGAGCCAACCAACGATCTGGACATAGCAACTCTGAGAATCCTTGAGGATTACCTGGATTCTTTTCAGGGGATCGTTTTGGCTGTCTCCCATGACCGCTATTTTCTGGACCGCATCGCCGGCCGGATTTTTGCATTTGAGGGCGGCGGTGAGATAAAGCAGTATGAGGGCGGGTATACAGACTATCTGAGAGCAGGAAAACCGGCGGAGGAGCCAAAGCCAAAGGAAAAAACGGATAAGAAATCATGGAAACAGAAAGATACCAGGCTGAAGTTTTCATATAAAGAACAGAGAGAATATGAAACTATAGATGAGGACATTGAACGGCTGGAAGAAAAAATCATATCTGTCGGACAGCAGATGGAGGAAAACGCCAGCCAGTATACAAGGCTCGCAGAACTGACGGAAGAAAAGTCGAAACTCGAGGAGCAGCTCAACGAAAAGATGGAGCGGTGGGTTTACCTGAACGATTTGGCAGAGAAAATTGAATCCCAGAATTCCTGA